A single window of Ignavibacteriota bacterium DNA harbors:
- a CDS encoding PAS domain-containing sensor histidine kinase, which translates to MENHSVNLAEPSEKANPIQNESEEKLKLILSAAPIGIGLVVNRVIEEVNDFFCKMIGYERDELIGRNSRLLYTSDEEYNLVGEEKYYQISQIGIGTVKTRFKKKNGEIINVVLSSKPFDQNDLIKGVIFTVEDITEKTKYENELKLSEEKFRKAFFTSPDSININRLSDGLYISVNENFLKLSGYTQEEILGKTSIELNIWNNPQDRTNLVNELKTKGFVENLEADFKMKNGEIIHGLMSASLIQLDGTDCLLSITRDITERKKILKIIKDSEENYQQIIHGMQDMVFVINMKGEIVDANNSAILTLGYSKDELINMHVTKFDNSLSNKQIEKLIDRLPSEKLQFFETQHITKDKKIIPVEVQSTIITYHGEKAILSIARNITERKKTENELKISEENLKTFFNSVDMLIFILNEEGKIIEINDTVESRLGYKKEELLDKTVLAVHPPEKEKEVVQIVNEMLGGYRETCPIPLISKTGKYIPVETTVKHGIWNGKPALFGISKDISKLKLSEDKFAKAFHNNPAISGFSDLETGKYIEVNKTFYEKLGYSPEEVIGKKASEVVKLDYDFREKTLDKLKKNNFIENFETVIQKKDGTPLNVLLTAEVVEIEDKKYNYTTAVDITELKKSQQNLITSEENLKTFFHSVDSFIFILDENKNIIEINDTVEKRLGYARDEIIDKAVTFIYPGNRSKELIVKINEMIDGNRKDCLIPMWTKDGHVIEVETQVIEGIWNGKPAVFGISKDISDLIVSEQKFSIAFNNNPAISGLLDFETEKILEVNKTFYEKLGYLPEDVLGKNINELFLFDEKFLDSSYEELFIKYGYLKNIETILYTKSKRPLNVLLSAELIEIKGKKFIFSNATDITALKYYEEDLRKSQERYQKFFEDDITADFLWSPSGEILDCNPAFIEMFGFKSIEAARNSNNDVLFITKKSKEDFLSAIKSIKNLYNYELKLKRMDGKNIFVVGNIISEYDKTNSLIQYKGYLREITNSKLIEEQLERYRVHLEDLVKKRTELLEKEITRRIKAESKAKSALEKERELNQLKSTFMSTVSHEFRTPLTSIYSSVELIERYSDKWEKNKTIEHYQRIKESIDHLTQMLEEVLQLNRSEQSKITFNPENTNLEAFCKNIIKDFEPLLIKDQKLNFEFQLSEIDYLIDRNLLKIILSNLISNAIKFSSHNGEIDFCVSQIPNKIKFIIRDKGIGISEVDIEKIFNPFYRSSKVSTIAGSGLGLAIAKSYVEIHKGTIEVESKLNKGTTFTLLIPKKTEK; encoded by the coding sequence ATGGAAAACCATTCAGTTAATTTAGCCGAACCTTCAGAAAAAGCTAATCCAATACAAAACGAAAGCGAAGAAAAATTAAAATTAATATTATCCGCGGCTCCAATTGGTATAGGACTGGTTGTAAACCGCGTTATCGAAGAAGTTAATGATTTTTTCTGTAAGATGATTGGATATGAAAGAGATGAGTTAATTGGCAGGAATTCAAGATTGCTTTATACCTCAGATGAAGAATATAATTTAGTGGGGGAAGAAAAGTATTATCAAATTAGTCAAATTGGTATTGGAACGGTAAAAACAAGATTTAAGAAAAAAAACGGAGAGATAATAAACGTTGTTTTAAGCTCAAAACCATTTGATCAAAATGATTTAATTAAAGGGGTAATATTTACAGTTGAAGACATTACCGAAAAAACTAAATATGAAAATGAATTAAAGTTGAGCGAAGAAAAGTTTAGAAAAGCATTTTTTACTAGTCCAGATTCAATAAATATAAATAGATTAAGCGACGGTTTGTATATATCTGTTAATGAAAATTTTCTCAAACTTTCCGGATACACCCAAGAAGAGATTCTTGGTAAAACATCAATTGAATTAAATATATGGAATAATCCGCAAGACAGAACGAATTTGGTAAATGAATTAAAAACCAAGGGTTTTGTCGAAAATTTGGAAGCTGATTTTAAAATGAAAAATGGTGAAATCATACATGGATTAATGTCGGCTTCACTTATTCAACTTGATGGAACAGACTGTCTACTTTCAATAACTCGCGATATTACCGAAAGAAAAAAAATACTGAAAATTATAAAAGACAGCGAAGAAAACTACCAGCAAATTATTCACGGTATGCAGGATATGGTTTTTGTAATAAACATGAAAGGTGAAATAGTTGATGCTAATAATTCTGCCATTTTAACCCTTGGATATTCCAAAGACGAATTGATAAATATGCATGTAACAAAATTTGATAACTCATTAAGCAATAAACAAATTGAGAAACTAATTGATCGATTACCTTCAGAAAAGTTGCAATTTTTTGAAACTCAGCATATAACAAAAGATAAAAAAATTATTCCGGTTGAAGTACAATCAACAATTATAACATACCATGGTGAAAAGGCAATTTTAAGTATTGCCAGAAATATAACTGAAAGAAAAAAAACAGAGAATGAACTTAAAATCAGCGAAGAAAACTTAAAAACTTTTTTCAATAGCGTAGATATGCTCATTTTTATTTTAAATGAAGAAGGAAAAATAATTGAAATAAATGATACAGTTGAAAGTAGATTGGGGTATAAAAAAGAGGAATTATTAGACAAAACAGTTCTCGCTGTACATCCGCCGGAAAAGGAAAAAGAAGTTGTTCAAATTGTTAATGAAATGCTTGGTGGTTATAGAGAAACCTGTCCTATTCCTTTAATCTCAAAAACCGGAAAATATATTCCGGTTGAAACAACTGTAAAGCATGGAATTTGGAACGGAAAACCCGCATTGTTTGGAATATCAAAAGACATTTCAAAATTGAAATTATCCGAAGATAAATTCGCGAAAGCATTTCATAATAATCCCGCGATAAGCGGTTTTAGCGATCTTGAAACCGGAAAATATATTGAAGTAAACAAAACTTTTTATGAAAAACTTGGTTATTCACCTGAAGAAGTAATTGGAAAAAAAGCTTCTGAAGTTGTTAAACTTGATTATGATTTTAGAGAGAAAACCCTTGACAAGTTAAAGAAAAATAATTTCATAGAAAATTTTGAAACCGTAATTCAAAAAAAAGACGGAACTCCGCTTAATGTATTATTGACTGCTGAAGTTGTTGAAATTGAAGACAAAAAATATAATTATACAACAGCGGTTGATATTACCGAATTAAAAAAATCTCAGCAAAATTTAATTACAAGCGAAGAAAACTTAAAAACTTTTTTCCATAGTGTTGATTCATTTATTTTCATTTTAGATGAAAATAAAAACATTATTGAAATAAATGATACAGTGGAAAAGAGATTGGGTTATGCAAGAGATGAAATCATAGATAAAGCTGTAACTTTTATTTATCCGGGCAACAGATCCAAAGAGTTAATTGTTAAAATAAATGAAATGATTGATGGAAATAGAAAAGACTGCCTAATTCCCATGTGGACAAAAGACGGACATGTTATTGAAGTTGAAACGCAGGTTATTGAAGGAATTTGGAACGGAAAACCGGCTGTTTTCGGAATCAGTAAAGATATATCGGATTTGATTGTTTCAGAACAAAAGTTTTCAATTGCATTCAATAATAATCCGGCTATTTCAGGGTTGTTGGATTTTGAAACGGAAAAAATTCTAGAGGTTAACAAAACATTTTATGAAAAACTGGGTTATTTGCCGGAAGATGTTTTGGGAAAAAATATCAATGAATTATTTTTATTCGATGAGAAGTTTTTAGATTCTTCTTATGAAGAACTTTTTATTAAGTACGGATATCTAAAAAATATTGAAACGATTTTATATACAAAATCAAAAAGACCTTTGAATGTTCTTTTATCCGCGGAATTAATTGAGATAAAAGGTAAAAAATTTATCTTTTCAAACGCGACGGATATTACGGCGCTGAAGTATTATGAAGAAGATCTTAGAAAAAGTCAGGAGAGATATCAGAAATTTTTTGAAGATGACATAACAGCAGATTTTTTGTGGTCGCCGAGTGGAGAAATATTAGACTGCAATCCGGCATTTATTGAAATGTTCGGATTTAAGTCGATTGAAGCAGCTCGAAATTCAAACAATGATGTGCTTTTTATAACAAAAAAAAGTAAAGAAGATTTTTTAAGCGCGATAAAAAGTATTAAAAATCTTTATAATTATGAGTTGAAGTTAAAGAGAATGGACGGGAAAAATATTTTTGTAGTAGGTAATATTATCAGCGAATATGACAAAACAAATTCATTGATACAATACAAAGGTTATTTGCGTGAAATTACAAATTCCAAATTAATTGAAGAACAGCTCGAAAGATACAGAGTTCACTTGGAAGATTTGGTTAAGAAAAGAACAGAACTGTTGGAAAAAGAAATAACACGCAGAATTAAAGCCGAGTCAAAAGCTAAATCGGCATTAGAAAAAGAAAGAGAGCTAAATCAACTAAAGTCAACTTTTATGTCAACCGTTTCTCATGAATTTAGAACTCCTTTGACTTCAATTTATTCTTCCGTTGAGCTTATTGAACGTTATTCTGATAAATGGGAAAAAAATAAAACAATAGAGCATTATCAAAGAATTAAAGAATCAATTGATCATTTAACTCAAATGCTGGAAGAAGTGCTTCAATTAAACAGAAGTGAACAGAGCAAAATTACGTTCAACCCGGAAAATACAAATCTGGAAGCTTTCTGTAAAAATATAATAAAAGATTTTGAACCGCTGCTGATAAAAGACCAAAAATTGAATTTTGAATTTCAACTTAGCGAAATTGATTATTTGATAGATAGGAATTTGTTGAAAATAATTTTGAGTAATTTAATTTCAAACGCGATTAAATTTTCATCGCATAACGGAGAAATTGACTTTTGCGTTTCCCAAATTCCTAATAAAATAAAATTTATTATAAGAGACAAAGGTATTGGAATTTCGGAAGTCGATATTGAAAAAATATTCAATCCTTTTTATAGGTCAAGTAAAGTTTCTACAATTGCCGGAAGCGGTTTGGGATTGGCTATTGCAAAAAGTTATGTGGAAATTCATAAAGGAACAATAGAAGTTGAAAGCAAATTGAATAAAGGTACGACATTTACACTTTTAATTCCCAAAAAAACCGAAAAATAA
- a CDS encoding HAMP domain-containing protein, translating to MRSKSKIEFFNSIKFKIPVPIILGSIVLTAILVFITYNNATSEFEKNQETNFKVFEKLFTDQIESKAKDVSIAMELIVNDKSVISNFAAGNRQAILDALYDVYNNKLKKEFDIDQFQFHTPPATSFLRLHQPNKFGDDLSSFRETVVISNRDKKIISGIEVGRGGPGLRIVYPINYESKHIGTVEFGLGIGNILTSMNHALNVEYAIGIKKEVFEKAKRFEAEKNDVINGSTIFYDYSNEFTKELVTAEELTSSIKRESFDDKEFASFTFPIIDYNKNEVGFIVLYKDITLEVSEMNSSLFTNILIILGFTLVLGSILGYILYKIILKPVEHLSTAAIEFSEGSKNFNFNINSKDELGELSLSLQNMASKINTQLQYLDNLPTPVQIIDNNFNIQYLNHAAAEFVGVSQNDAVGKKCYSLLKTSHCETENCACMLAMNHKESVTSETVSSSLEKNRSIMYTGAPIKNESSLIIGALESIAEITEVKEKEKYLERSTRNILSAMESFAQGNLTVSVKPEKENDEIGRLFSGFNLTVENIKNLILRLYQAINETANATTQISTNVEELSVGAQEQSSQTSDVAGAVEEMAITVSETTKNITLAADSAKEAGITALNGGKVIRNTITEIENINNIVSEAASAVELLGSSSDKIGKIIEVIDDIAGQTNLLALNAAIEAARAGEHGKGFAVVADEVGKLAERTINATKEIAETIKKIQEDTQVAVFSIRKGKDEVIKGRQYASQASESLESIIKKTEIVVEQINQVASASEEQAAASEIISKNVDNINMVSRESSLGVQHIARATEDLNKLTEQLKELVEMFDLGEEKIKKLNVVNTFKNKSNIKVLS from the coding sequence ATGAGATCAAAATCAAAAATTGAGTTTTTCAATTCCATTAAATTTAAAATCCCGGTACCAATTATTCTGGGGTCAATTGTACTTACCGCAATATTGGTATTCATTACATACAACAATGCTACTTCCGAATTTGAAAAGAATCAAGAGACAAATTTTAAAGTATTTGAGAAATTGTTTACCGACCAAATAGAATCAAAAGCCAAAGATGTTTCTATCGCAATGGAACTTATCGTTAATGATAAATCGGTAATTTCAAATTTCGCCGCGGGAAATCGGCAAGCAATTTTAGACGCACTGTACGATGTTTATAATAATAAATTGAAAAAGGAATTTGACATTGATCAATTTCAATTTCATACTCCTCCCGCAACTTCATTCTTAAGGCTCCATCAGCCAAATAAATTTGGCGATGATCTTTCTTCTTTCAGAGAGACGGTCGTAATCTCAAACAGAGATAAAAAAATAATTTCCGGAATTGAAGTCGGCAGAGGCGGTCCGGGTTTAAGAATAGTTTATCCAATTAATTACGAATCAAAACACATCGGAACGGTAGAATTTGGATTGGGTATTGGGAATATTTTGACAAGCATGAATCACGCATTAAATGTTGAATATGCCATTGGAATTAAAAAAGAAGTTTTTGAAAAAGCAAAAAGATTTGAAGCTGAAAAAAATGATGTTATTAATGGCAGTACAATATTTTATGATTATTCCAATGAATTTACAAAAGAACTTGTAACCGCCGAAGAATTGACCAGCAGTATAAAAAGAGAAAGTTTTGATGATAAAGAATTCGCATCATTCACATTTCCAATTATTGATTACAATAAAAATGAAGTAGGATTTATTGTTTTATATAAAGATATTACTTTAGAAGTAAGTGAAATGAATTCTTCACTGTTTACAAATATTTTAATCATACTTGGATTCACTTTAGTTTTAGGCTCAATCCTAGGCTACATATTGTACAAAATAATTTTAAAACCCGTCGAACACCTTAGCACTGCGGCAATTGAATTTTCGGAAGGAAGCAAAAATTTTAATTTCAACATAAATTCAAAAGATGAACTCGGCGAACTTTCATTGAGCCTGCAAAATATGGCGTCAAAAATTAACACACAGCTTCAATATTTAGATAATCTTCCTACTCCGGTTCAAATAATTGATAACAATTTCAATATACAATATCTAAATCATGCCGCGGCAGAATTTGTCGGCGTTTCGCAAAACGATGCGGTTGGGAAAAAATGTTACTCGCTGTTAAAAACATCTCACTGCGAAACAGAAAACTGTGCGTGTATGCTTGCGATGAATCATAAAGAATCGGTAACATCAGAAACTGTTTCAAGCTCATTAGAAAAAAACAGATCAATTATGTATACCGGAGCGCCAATTAAAAACGAATCTAGTTTGATAATAGGCGCGCTTGAATCAATTGCCGAAATAACGGAAGTAAAGGAAAAAGAAAAATATCTTGAAAGAAGCACAAGAAATATTTTAAGTGCAATGGAAAGTTTTGCTCAAGGAAATCTAACCGTAAGTGTAAAACCCGAAAAGGAAAACGATGAAATAGGAAGATTATTTTCGGGATTTAATTTAACCGTTGAGAATATTAAAAATCTAATTTTAAGACTTTATCAGGCGATAAATGAAACAGCAAACGCAACGACACAAATTTCTACCAATGTGGAAGAATTATCTGTAGGCGCACAGGAACAAAGTTCTCAGACTTCAGATGTAGCAGGCGCAGTTGAAGAAATGGCGATAACCGTTTCTGAAACAACAAAAAATATAACTCTTGCAGCGGATTCCGCTAAAGAAGCGGGAATAACCGCTTTGAACGGAGGTAAAGTAATTAGAAATACAATAACAGAAATTGAAAATATTAATAATATTGTTTCCGAAGCAGCCTCCGCGGTCGAACTTCTTGGATCAAGCAGCGATAAAATAGGCAAGATAATAGAAGTTATTGATGATATAGCCGGACAAACAAATCTATTGGCATTAAATGCGGCAATTGAAGCCGCTCGTGCCGGAGAACATGGAAAAGGTTTTGCCGTTGTTGCCGATGAGGTTGGTAAATTAGCTGAAAGAACAATTAATGCGACAAAAGAAATTGCGGAAACAATTAAAAAAATTCAGGAAGACACACAAGTTGCGGTATTTTCTATAAGAAAAGGTAAAGATGAAGTTATTAAAGGTAGGCAATATGCAAGTCAAGCCAGTGAATCATTAGAATCAATTATTAAAAAAACCGAAATTGTTGTAGAACAAATTAATCAAGTTGCTTCAGCCAGCGAAGAACAAGCCGCTGCTTCTGAAATAATTAGCAAAAATGTTGATAATATAAATATGGTTAGCCGAGAATCAAGTCTTGGAGTTCAGCATATAGCAAGAGCTACTGAAGATCTGAATAAACTTACCGAACAACTGAAAGAATTAGTTGAAATGTTTGATTTAGGCGAAGAAAAAATTAAAAAATTAAATGTTGTTAATACGTTCAAAAATAAATCAAATATAAAAGTACTTTCATAA
- a CDS encoding MarR family transcriptional regulator, with translation MKYNFNESIGFLIVRCGRLIENKLKIDFEKAGLHITPQQWSVLTYLWNEDGIPQQQIANAFAKDKTSMTRLLNNMERNQLISRKQSPNDKRNNYIYLTDKSNSLKIESIKIAEKSLLETIGNIDHLDLKLSRKVMKQINKNLENY, from the coding sequence ATGAAATATAATTTCAATGAATCAATTGGCTTTTTAATCGTAAGATGCGGAAGACTAATTGAAAACAAATTAAAAATTGATTTTGAAAAAGCAGGATTACACATCACACCTCAGCAGTGGTCTGTTTTAACATATTTGTGGAATGAAGACGGCATTCCTCAGCAGCAAATTGCTAACGCTTTTGCAAAAGATAAAACGAGTATGACACGCCTTTTGAACAATATGGAAAGAAATCAGCTTATTTCAAGAAAGCAGAGTCCTAATGATAAACGTAATAATTATATATATTTAACTGATAAATCAAATTCATTGAAGATTGAAAGTATTAAAATTGCCGAAAAAAGTCTTCTTGAAACAATTGGAAATATTGACCATTTAGATTTAAAACTTAGCCGGAAAGTAATGAAACAAATAAATAAAAATCTGGAAAATTATTAG
- a CDS encoding response regulator, protein METILVVEDEVHVRQNIIELLTYEGYKCLEATDGLNALSILKTELPDLILTDLIMPKINGFEFFKMLKSMGLEKNIPFIFLTARTDIESMHYAMQLGADDYIVKPYKADELTERIKTRLWKQKLIDDNYDKLKTSISLYVPHELRTPLIAILGYTQLLIDDFETISEEDKKDMIKSIYNSGLRIHNRIEKFVNYTEYKLGTNQISSLLETAYINPFEHNCIEKIERCFDCRERKKDIHIKFQSTQLKINEKDYEIMMQELIENACKYSVSGTPIEIDGYYENQFYVISVKNVGEGLSIQNVHEFSTANSNYNRKENGLGLSIVDMIAKQNNVQLEIKSGNNHVYVNLKFPKIIVN, encoded by the coding sequence ATGGAAACTATATTAGTTGTTGAAGACGAAGTTCATGTAAGACAAAATATTATTGAACTTCTAACATATGAAGGCTATAAATGTTTAGAGGCAACCGACGGCTTGAACGCGCTTTCCATTTTAAAAACTGAACTTCCGGATTTAATACTTACCGATTTAATAATGCCCAAAATTAATGGTTTTGAATTTTTTAAAATGTTAAAATCCATGGGCTTGGAAAAGAATATTCCATTTATATTTTTAACTGCTAGAACAGATATTGAATCAATGCATTACGCAATGCAGCTTGGAGCGGATGATTATATTGTTAAACCATATAAAGCGGATGAGCTGACCGAAAGAATTAAAACAAGATTGTGGAAACAAAAATTAATTGATGATAATTATGATAAGCTTAAGACGAGTATTTCGCTTTATGTACCGCATGAATTGAGAACGCCTCTTATCGCGATTTTAGGTTATACACAATTATTAATTGACGATTTTGAAACCATTTCGGAAGAAGACAAAAAAGACATGATAAAATCCATATATAATTCGGGCTTGAGAATTCACAATAGAATTGAGAAATTTGTCAACTACACAGAATATAAATTGGGCACAAATCAAATAAGCTCTTTGTTGGAAACAGCATATATAAATCCATTTGAGCACAATTGCATAGAAAAAATTGAAAGATGTTTCGACTGTAGAGAAAGAAAGAAAGACATTCACATAAAATTTCAATCAACCCAATTAAAGATAAACGAAAAAGATTATGAAATAATGATGCAGGAATTGATTGAAAATGCTTGTAAATATTCTGTATCAGGAACACCAATTGAAATAGACGGATATTATGAAAATCAATTTTATGTTATAAGTGTAAAAAACGTTGGAGAAGGTTTGTCAATTCAGAATGTACACGAATTTTCTACCGCCAATTCAAATTATAATAGAAAAGAAAACGGATTAGGTTTGTCAATTGTGGATATGATTGCAAAACAAAACAACGTGCAATTAGAAATTAAATCGGGGAATAATCACGTTTATGTAAATTTGAAATTCCCCAAAATTATTGTTAATTAA
- a CDS encoding response regulator transcription factor: protein MSSKILIIEDDIILSNNLNTLLTEEGFEVLLAENGECGIIKAINDQPDLIICDIMMTGIDGFEVKKVLNKNEKTFDIPLIFLTAKAEISELRKGMDLGAEDYLFKPYKADELLSIINLRIDKKKKIIAKIIDNNFPEPHEKNTIWINIGTEFKVIKFSSIKAILASNQYSNILLKNGKTILVRKSLSEWEKLLPQKTFLRIHRATIINSDFIVKIEKFKSNLLKIYLDNNDEPYISSRRNTTNLKTKF, encoded by the coding sequence ATGAGCTCAAAGATTTTAATTATTGAAGACGACATAATCTTATCGAATAATCTGAATACACTTTTAACAGAAGAAGGATTTGAGGTTTTACTTGCCGAAAACGGAGAGTGTGGAATTATTAAAGCTATTAATGACCAGCCGGATTTAATTATTTGTGATATTATGATGACCGGCATAGACGGATTTGAAGTAAAAAAAGTTCTTAACAAAAATGAAAAAACATTTGATATCCCTTTGATATTTTTAACCGCGAAGGCGGAAATATCTGAATTAAGAAAAGGAATGGATCTAGGCGCGGAAGATTATTTATTCAAGCCGTATAAAGCCGATGAATTGTTAAGCATTATAAATCTTAGAATCGATAAGAAAAAGAAAATCATAGCTAAAATAATTGATAATAATTTTCCGGAACCGCATGAAAAAAATACAATATGGATAAACATCGGTACGGAATTTAAAGTAATCAAATTTTCTTCTATTAAGGCAATTCTTGCCAGCAACCAATACAGCAATATTTTACTAAAGAACGGTAAAACAATTCTCGTCAGAAAATCGTTAAGCGAATGGGAAAAATTACTTCCGCAGAAAACCTTTTTGCGCATTCACAGAGCAACAATCATAAACTCCGATTTTATTGTTAAGATTGAAAAGTTTAAGAGCAATCTTCTTAAAATATATTTAGATAATAACGACGAACCCTATATCAGCAGCAGAAGAAATACTACTAATCTAAAAACAAAGTTTTAA